In Solanum stenotomum isolate F172 unplaced genomic scaffold, ASM1918654v1 scaffold6733, whole genome shotgun sequence, a single genomic region encodes these proteins:
- the LOC125852938 gene encoding uncharacterized protein LOC125852938, with protein MNYEEVRGTKILNKPPIKTIKTEYGDVYDCVDFYDQPAFHHPLLKNHNYHPQMKPSLFTEESISSATLQPMGLSDEGCPVGTVPIRRYTKEDVIRQKLLPQPEDTVHVVDPPLTNRNNFNDSKARRIKPLKGYKLAIVSTDDNPNNKFGGASMIAAIYNPRSTGQQHSACRLKLIKGKNIIQTGWRDQEKGNWWLFLDNVAIGFWPKEVFDDFGNFATKVEWGGVVYSPAGVLEPPMGSGLYPLMRSTTVNAYCRVITLLNDKGQNIDLLGSKLPTFSTTPMLYTVIDVPNYPGLDYNHTILYGGPGEI; from the exons ATGAACTATGAGGAGGTTCGAGGCACAAAAATCCTTAATAAACCTCCAATTAAAACGATTAAG ACGGAATATGGTGACGTATATGATTGTGTGGATTTTTACGATCAACCTGCATTTCATCATCCTTTATTGAAGAATCACAATTATCATCCTCAG ATGAAACCCTCTTTGTTTACGGAAGAGAGTATTTCAAGTGCTACGTTGCAGCCAATGGGATTATCTGACGAAGGTTGTCCTGTTGGAACAGTTCCTATTAGAAGATACACTAAAGAAGATGTTATTAGACAAAAGCTTTTGCCACAACCAGAAGACACTGTTCACGTTGTCGATCCTCCACTTACTAAT AGGAACAACTTCAATGATTCCAAAGCTAGAAGGATTAAACCTTTGAAAGGCTACAAG cTAGCTATTGTTTCAACAGATGACAATCCAAATAACAAGTTTGGTGGGGCTTCGATGATAGCTGCTATATATAATCCTCGTAGTACAGGTCAACAACATAGTGCATGTCGCTTGAAActtattaaaggaaaaaatattatacaaacGGGTTGGAGA gatCAAGAGAAAGGGAATTGGTGGCTATTCCTTGACAATGTAGCAATTGGTTTTTGGCCAAAAGAAGTGTTTGATGATTTTGGTAATTTTGCAACAAAAGTTGAATGGGGTGGAGTTGTGTATAGTCCAGCTGGGGTACTTGAACCACCAATGGGTTCAGGGCTTTACCCTCTTATGAGAAGCACAACAGTTAATGCATATTGTAGAGTTATAACACTCTTAAATGACAAGGGTCAAAACATTGATCTATTAGGTTCTAAGTTGCCAACATTTTCAACAACTCCTATGTTGTATACTGTAATTGATGTTCCTAATTATCCAGGTCTTGATTATAATCATACCATCCTTTATGGTGGACCTGGTGAGATCTAA
- the LOC125852939 gene encoding uncharacterized protein LOC125852939, which produces MIMNQRIIDHFLLMVFLCLSYDGVRGTKLSKQEDLELENQLKVLNKPPIKTIKTKYGDIYDCVNFYEQPAFDHPLLKNHNYHSQMKPSFYMKESVSTISTSNYKSSRIGLPDRGCPVGTVPIRRTTKEDLIRHKLMPLSEDVMFNNSLNRRKKPLKGYKLAIVHTEDFPGSKFGGAGVDPALYGDNLTRLFIHFTDGKTSSCFNLLCPGFVLLNTQIPIDGVFEPVSQRGGNISDIGLSINWDLEEGNWWLFSTESNTPFGFWPREVFDDDFAYYVTRVEWGGVVYSPPGILEPPMGSSFFPIENNNYDAFCKNMTLLSDRGGRLYTVESQLSTFLSNSDLYNVSTIPGLMYYGGPGEK; this is translated from the exons atgataatgaatcaaAGGATCATAGATCATTTTTTGTTAATGGTCTTTCTATGTTTGAGTTATGATGGGGTACGAGGAACAAAGTTGTCCAAACAAGAAGATTTAGAGTTGGAGAATCAACTAAAAGTCCTAAATAAACCTCCAATTAAAACCATTAAG ACTAAATATGGTGATATATATGATTGTGTGAATTTCTACGAGCAACCTGCATTTGACCATCCTTTATTGAAGAATCATAATTACCATTCTCAG ATGAAACCATCTTTTTATATGAAAGAGAGTGTTTCAACTATATCAACAAGTAATTACAAGTCGTCAAGAATCGGATTACCTGATAGAGGATGTCCAGTTGGAACTGTTCCTATCAGAAGAACCACCAAAGAAGATCTCATTAGACATAAACTTATGCCGCTATCTGAAGATgtcatgttcaacaattcactCAATCGC AGAAAAAAACCTTTAAAAGGGTACAAG ctTGCAATCGTTCATACTGAAGATTTTCCAGGTAGCAAATTTGGTGGAGCTGGG GTTGACCCTGCCTTGTATGGTGACAATTTAACTAGGCTATTCATACATTTCACG GATGGTAAAACTAGTAGTTGTTTCAATTTGTTATGTCCTGGATTTGTTCTTCTAAACACACAAATACCTATAGATGGAGTATTTGAACCCGTTTCACAACGTGGAGGGAATATATCTGATATAGGACTATCGATAAATTGg GATCTAGAAGAAGGAAATTGGTGGTTGTTCTCTACGGAGTCAAATACACCATTTGGTTTTTGGCCTCGAGAAGTGTTTGATGACGACTTTGCATATTATGTAACGAGAGTTGAATGGGGTGGAGTGGTATATAGTCCACCAGGAATACTTGAACCTCCCATGGGTTCAAGTTTTTTCCCTATTGAAAACAATAATTATGATgcattttgtaaaaatatgacACTTTTAAGTGATAGAGGTGGACGACTCTACACAGTAGAGAGTCAATTGTCTACATTTTTATCCAATAGTGATTTGTATAATGTCTCGACTATTCCTGGTTTAATGTATTATGGTGGACCTGGTGAAAAGtag
- the LOC125852925 gene encoding uncharacterized protein LOC125852925, whose translation MEFPELSLAPSYLSNYESHQINLPMKRKQEMIQASVDLQLKDPLPLDWEQCLDLESGRMYYLNRKTLRKTWDWPKDQKLDLELNISSRSIQMDDDHDHDYYSKKQNKSNSTSGSNNMIALPCSNCHLLVIVSQSSPCCPNCKYVHSLLSNKNNATTKCYDTLSLLN comes from the exons ATGGAATTCCCTGAACTTTCATTGGCTCCTTCTTATCTTTCCAATTATGAATCTCATCAAATCAATCTTCCAATGAAGAGAAAGCAAGAAATGATTCAAGCTAGTGTTGATCTTCAACTTAAAGATCCTCTTCCTTTGGATTGGGAGCAATGTCTTGATCTTGAA TCAGGAAGAATGTATTACCTAAATAGGAAAACACTGAGGAAGACATGGGATTGGCCAAAGGACCAAAAGCTAGACCTTGAACTAAACATATCATCAAGGTCAATTCAAATGGATGATGATCATGATCATGACTACTACTCAAAGAAACAGAACAAAAGCAACAGTACTAGTGGGAGCAACAATATGATAGCATTGCCATGTTCAAATTGTCATCTATTAGTGATAGTGTCACAGTCATCACCATGTTGTCCTAATTGCAAGTATGTCCACTCTCTACTTTCCAACAAAAACAATGCCACCACAAAGTGTTATGACACTTTGAGCCTCTTGAACTAG
- the LOC125852941 gene encoding clathrin interactor EPSIN 2, whose translation MSFFLVSQVNWPATKMKKALGQTVRDLKRGVNKNVLKVPSLEQKVLDATSNEPWGAHGSLLADIAQASTNYHQYQMIMPLIWKRLNDTGKNWRHVYKALVVLDYLVASGSERVIDEIREHSYQISMLSDFQFIDSSGKDQGSHVRKKSQSLVVLVNDKERIQEVRRKAATNRDKFHNSSRGDMHRPGSYSSSGGYGDRYEEERYRGRDEERYGYGREKEWGYRDEDKYGRYGNSYSHDGDRYGRGYDDRSQDENRDDDHRQSVDDYSNDSRSTSYDNRDRAYDDDGQYSPRESSARAEDRSQDGSVNGMQHERRFSEQNLDLPPSYEESIGASQSPTHSERNVETTSTSAPKVSSPHAIESPNKEATPAVAPVAASLSTPLSATTPPENKDIESFDEFDPRASFSVARAQSNNPIPITSIGTEVDLLGSLSEPFSSNSLALASTTTTTSEMFEDPFGDGPFKAVPTSDTVQNQPQNISPPSFPPNSNLSPELCAEIPSITYAAPNYAHQELSTSNHDIDILADILPPSAPSPSLHPSSDHAISSVPFTAQTGFPSYSGLTVQPTGYTTTHVQDASPTGFAAQPGLQLPQTSFPIHGQPLSQIGFTGQTSNSPYFCGYSVQPGQTPQTSFGPQSGQFAPLNGFPFASGSFQVTAGQSLQTNVDFGGYNTGLGDTGSVRMQMGQTPAGPSFLTQAATASRMPSQNQINNVSMFPLSTPVSTALVIGNQPAKDKFETKSTVWADTMSRGLVNLNISGSKTNPLADIGVDFDAINRKEKRMEKPSITPVTSTVTMGKAMGSGSGIGRAGAGALRPLSNPMAGVGMGMGVGAPGVYGVRQPMGMGMARPMHIGMSMNMGQGVQMQQPTGGSIMPGGYNPMMGTGNYGQQPFGGGYQ comes from the exons ATGAGTTTCTTCCTTGTGTCTCAGGTGAATTGGCCTGCTACCAAAATGAAAAAGGCCTTGGGTCAAACTGTGAGGGACCT CAAGCGAGGGGTGAACAAAAATGTTCTAAAGGTCCCTTCGCTGGAGCAAAAA GTGCTTGATGCAACTAGCAATGAGCCCTGGGGTGCTCATGGATCACTTCTTGCAGATATTGCTCAAGCTTCAACAAACTA TCATCAGTACCAAATGATTATGCCTTTAATTTGGAAGCGTCTCAATGATACTGGAAAAAATTGGCGGCATGTTTACAAG GCTTTAGTTGTTTTGGATTACTTAGTAGCCAGTGGGTCGGAGCGTGTCATAGATGAAATAAGGGAACATTCATATCAAATATCT ATGTTATCTGATTTTCAATTCATCGACTCTAGTGGAAAAGATCAGGGAAGCCATGTTAGAAAGAAATCTCAGAGTCTTGTTGTTCTTGTCAATGATAAGGAGAGGATACAAGAAGTCCGCCGAAAGGCAGCTACCAACAGGGACAA ATTCCACAACTCATCAAGGGGTGATATGCATCGACCTGGTTCATATTCAAGTTCAGGAGGGTATGGTGACAGATATGAAGAGGAACGTTATAGAGGCAGAGATGAAGAGAGATATGGATATGGGAGAGAAAAAGAATGGGGTTATAGAGATGAGGACAAATATGGTAGGTATGGTAATTCATACAGTCATGATGGGGATCGCTATGGTAGAGGTTATGATGACCGTAGCCAAGATGAAAACAGAGATGATGATCATCGTCAGAGTGTAGATGACTACAGTAATGACTCAAGAAGTACAAGCTATGACAACAGGGATCGTGCTTATGATGATGATGGTCAATACTCTCCTAG AGAAAGCAGTGCAAGGGCTGAGGATCGCTCTCAAGATGGAAG TGTTAACGGTATGCAACATGAGAGAAGGTTTTCTGAACAAAACCTCGATCTACCTCCCAGTTATGAGGAATCTATTGGTGCATCACAAAGCCCCACACATAGTGAGAG GAATGTGGAAACAACTTCAACATCTGCTCCTAAAGTTTCCTCACCTCATGCGATTGAAAGTCCAAACAAGGAAGCCACCCCTGCTGTTGCACCAGTTGCTGCTTCATTGTCCACTCCACTTTCAGCTACTACTCCACCAGAGAACAAGGATATTGAGAGCTTTGATGAATTTGATCCTCGAGCTTCTTTTTCAG TGGCCAGGGCTCAATCAAATAATCCTATTCCAATTACTTCCATTGGCACTGAAGTGGATTTACTTGGCTCCTTATCTGAGccattttcttctaattcattaGCCCTTGCATCAACAACTACAACCACGTCTGAG ATGTTTGAGGACCCTTTTGGTGATGGTCCTTTCAAAGCTGTACCAACCTCAGACACAGTTCAAAATCAGCCGCAGAACATTTCTCCTCCATCTTTCCCTCCTAACTCAAATCTAAGTCCTGAACTGTGTGCTGAGATTCCGAGTATAACATATGCAGCACCCAATTATGCTCATCAGGAGCTGTCCACATCCAACCATGATATTGATATATTGGCTGATATTCTCCCTCCTTCTGCTCCTTCACCTTCTCTGCATCCCTCTAGTGACCATGCAATTTCAAGTGTCCCATTTACAGCGCAAACAGGTTTTCCATCTTACAGTGGGCTAACTGTACAACCAACAGGTTATACAACTACCCATGTTCAGGATGCTTCACCAACAGGTTTTGCAGCTCAACCTGGTTTACAGTTACCACAGACTAGCTTTCCTATTCACGGGCAACCTCTATCTCAGATTGGGTTTACTGGTCAAACGAGCAATTCACCATATTTTTGTGGTTATTCAGTTCAACCTGGCCAAACACCACAGACAAGTTTTGGTCCGCAAAGTGGTCAATTTGCACCTCTTAATGGCTTCCCATTTGCATCGGGTTCCTTTCAGGTAACTGCTGGTCAATCTCTGCAGACCAATGTTGACTTTGGAGGTTACAACACAGGATTGGGAGATACAGGTTCAGTTAGAATGCAAATGGGTCAAACTCCTGCTGGACCATCTTTCCTTACACAGGCAGCTACTGCATCCCGTATGCCttcacaaaatcaaataaataatgtgtcAATGTTCCCACTCTCTACTCCAGTTTCAACAGCTCTCGTCATCGGCAACCAACCAGCCAAAGACAAATTTGAGACAAAATCTACCGTGTGGGCGGATACAATGAGTCGTGGATTGGTCAATTTGAACATTTCTGGAT CTAAGACAAATCCTTTAGCTGATATTGGAGTTGATTTTGATGCTATTAACCGCAAGGAGAAGAGGATGGAGAAACCTAGTATAACCCCTGTGACATCAACTGTTACAATGGGTAAAGCAATGGGTTCTGGTTCTGGTATTGGCCGTGCTGGTGCAGGTGCTCTAAGGCCTTTGTCAAATCCAATGGCAGGGGTTGGCATGGGCATGGGTGTTGGTGCTCCTGGAGTATATGGAGTAAGGCAGCCTATGGGCATGGGGATGGCTAGACCAATGCATATTGGAATGAGCATGAACATGGGGCAAGGAGTACAAATGCAACAACCAACTGGTGGATCTATTATGCCAGGAGGCTACAATCCCATGATGGGCACAGGTAACTATGGCCAACAACCATTCGGTGGTGGATACCAATAA